The following are encoded in a window of Thermodesulfovibrionales bacterium genomic DNA:
- a CDS encoding PIN domain-containing protein — MRTSGHSRKLAVDANVILSAVAGKAALRVFLDDNIEFVTTHFNIEEVREYLGVIAAKYGFSEEILESQLRLLPLKVYPGSFYEDFLQKAAKRLVGRDSDDIELLALALRLRVFVWSNDRDFRNSGIKVFTTARLLKLLKA, encoded by the coding sequence TTGCGGACTTCGGGACATTCAAGAAAGCTCGCCGTAGACGCTAATGTCATCCTCTCTGCGGTTGCAGGCAAGGCAGCGCTTCGCGTCTTCCTTGACGACAACATCGAGTTCGTTACTACACACTTCAACATCGAAGAAGTGAGAGAATATCTTGGCGTGATCGCGGCGAAATACGGCTTCAGCGAAGAAATTCTCGAATCGCAGTTAAGGCTTCTGCCCCTGAAAGTCTATCCGGGGTCTTTCTATGAAGACTTTCTTCAGAAGGCGGCAAAGAGGCTTGTGGGAAGGGATTCCGATGACATCGAACTTCTTGCCCTTGCGCTGAGGCTCCGGGTGTTCGTATGGAGCAATGACAGGGATTTCAGAAATTCAGGGATTAAAGTTTTCACCACGGCACGTCTTCTAAAGCTCCTCAAAGCATAA
- a CDS encoding bifunctional helix-turn-helix domain-containing protein/methylated-DNA--[protein]-cysteine S-methyltransferase: MPSVSKNYRRIEKAILYLERNFRRQPSLRDIAASANLSEHHFQRLFRRWAGITPKKFLQLLTLESTKKLMVNAGSLLDVTYESGLSSPSRLHDLFVNVEAMTPDEFRNRGAGMKILYGFHPSPFGECYIAVTGRGICNLAFISACGRKGAVSDLRKRWDRAEIVEDSSATKPYADKIFGSTKSKATITLYLKGTNLQIKVWQALLNIPRGRLTSYKAIASKIGKSEATRAVANAIAHNPVAFLIPCHRVIRKTGVIGGYHWGSARKKAILAWEAGREEAEAFVADLDPRA; the protein is encoded by the coding sequence ATGCCGTCAGTATCGAAAAACTACCGTCGCATCGAAAAGGCGATCCTTTACCTTGAGCGCAATTTCCGCCGTCAGCCAAGCCTGAGAGACATCGCGGCATCCGCAAACCTGAGCGAACATCACTTTCAGCGCCTCTTCAGACGTTGGGCGGGGATCACTCCCAAGAAGTTCCTTCAGCTTCTGACTCTAGAGAGCACAAAGAAATTGATGGTCAACGCAGGCAGCCTGCTCGATGTGACCTATGAGTCGGGCCTGTCGAGTCCCAGCAGGCTTCACGATCTGTTCGTGAATGTCGAGGCGATGACTCCTGATGAGTTCAGAAATCGCGGCGCCGGAATGAAGATCCTCTATGGCTTTCATCCCAGCCCCTTCGGAGAGTGTTATATTGCGGTTACTGGAAGGGGAATATGTAATCTCGCCTTTATCTCAGCCTGCGGCAGAAAAGGGGCCGTGAGCGACCTCAGAAAGCGCTGGGACCGAGCAGAAATAGTAGAAGACTCCTCAGCGACCAAACCATATGCGGATAAAATATTCGGATCGACAAAATCAAAAGCCACAATCACGCTATATTTAAAGGGGACAAATCTCCAGATCAAGGTCTGGCAGGCCCTCCTGAACATTCCCCGCGGCCGTCTCACTTCATACAAGGCCATTGCCAGCAAGATCGGAAAGTCCGAGGCTACCCGTGCTGTGGCTAATGCGATAGCGCACAACCCCGTGGCGTTCTTGATACCCTGTCATAGGGTCATCCGAAAAACTGGTGTAATAGGAGGGTATCACTGGGGCAGCGCGAGAAAGAAGGCGATACTCGCGTGGGAAGCAGGAAGGGAAGAGGCTGAGGCTTTCGTTGCAGACCTTGACCCGCGGGCTTGA
- a CDS encoding DEAD/DEAH box helicase yields MVAAELCFIKGLDFGYSSEVRFEELEIPDRVLEGIKAAGFVECTPIQALILPEALKGKDIAAQAQTGTGKTAAFLIAVFSRMLILPSPGQGPSPRVLIIAPTRELAAQIEAEAKILGGPAGFNISAVFGGIDYERQRREIAKGIDVLIGTPGRLIDYLKQRVYSLKKTQFLVIDEADRMFDMGFISDIRFLLRRMSSFSRRQSMLFSATLSNRVLELCYEHMNVPERFSATPKQVTVEQIEQEIYHVGKSEKFGLLLGILRHNPHGRFLIFSNTRSTAERLETLLKANGLATAAITGDLPQKKRMKVLSQFKEGTLPILVATDVASRGLHIDGVSHVINYDLPQDAEDYVHRIGRTARAGAGGKAVSLACEEYVHSLADIEDFIGQKIPVASITDEMIITGYKRAFGREQRRGHLPSGKDRRKKSPMGPAGSGPSPGRR; encoded by the coding sequence ATGGTTGCCGCTGAGCTGTGCTTTATCAAGGGGCTGGACTTCGGGTATAGTAGTGAGGTGAGGTTTGAAGAACTGGAGATCCCTGACCGGGTTCTTGAGGGAATCAAGGCCGCAGGCTTTGTCGAGTGCACGCCGATTCAGGCACTGATTCTCCCTGAGGCCCTAAAGGGAAAGGACATTGCTGCCCAGGCCCAGACCGGCACCGGTAAGACCGCGGCCTTCCTGATCGCCGTTTTTTCCCGTATGCTCATTCTCCCTTCGCCGGGCCAGGGGCCCTCGCCGCGCGTTCTGATCATCGCGCCGACACGTGAGCTGGCGGCGCAGATAGAGGCCGAAGCCAAAATACTCGGTGGTCCCGCAGGGTTTAACATCTCAGCGGTATTCGGCGGTATCGACTACGAGAGACAGCGTCGGGAGATAGCCAAGGGGATAGACGTTCTCATCGGTACGCCAGGGAGACTTATCGATTATCTCAAACAGAGGGTTTATAGCCTGAAAAAGACCCAGTTTCTCGTCATCGATGAGGCTGACCGTATGTTCGACATGGGCTTTATTAGTGATATCCGTTTCCTCCTGAGACGGATGTCGTCTTTCAGCCGTCGGCAGTCCATGCTCTTCTCTGCAACCCTTTCGAACAGGGTGCTCGAACTCTGTTATGAGCACATGAACGTGCCAGAGCGCTTCTCTGCTACGCCCAAACAGGTAACGGTGGAGCAGATTGAACAGGAGATCTACCATGTCGGAAAATCCGAGAAATTCGGTCTGCTCCTCGGCATTTTGCGGCATAATCCCCATGGCCGCTTTCTCATCTTCAGCAACACCAGATCGACAGCGGAGCGCCTTGAGACCCTTCTGAAGGCGAACGGTCTTGCTACGGCTGCGATTACCGGCGATCTTCCCCAGAAGAAGAGGATGAAGGTCCTCTCTCAGTTTAAGGAGGGCACATTGCCCATTCTCGTGGCAACGGATGTTGCGAGCAGAGGGTTGCACATAGACGGCGTGAGTCATGTCATCAACTATGACCTGCCCCAGGACGCCGAAGACTATGTTCATCGTATCGGCCGAACCGCGCGTGCGGGCGCAGGCGGCAAGGCTGTAAGCCTCGCCTGCGAAGAGTATGTCCATTCACTTGCGGACATCGAGGACTTCATCGGTCAGAAGATCCCGGTCGCTTCCATAACTGATGAGATGATCATCACCGGCTACAAGAGGGCATTTGGTCGGGAGCAGCGAAGAGGGCATCTTCCGTCGGGAAAGGACCGCCGGAAGAAGAGTCCTATGGGGCCGGCAGGGAGCGGGCCAAGTCCGGGGAGGCGCTGA
- a CDS encoding PilZ domain-containing protein produces MADSLTITTQSSYTDRGVPVKKVILAEDLQEVIDREKSFLNRLEIRTLQAATNKKALALHKAGKADLIIAKLDSPDMTGETLCSLIREDERLRNVSIIIVCPESESDIERCIRCRANAFVNLPISSATLLEEARQLLQIAPRTSARIPISVKLRGVSQKTDFIGSIENISTSGMLFQAAAMIFEGDAVKCSFSVGRSASITTDVEIVRNLPKKRRHDPNRYGVRFTNLDAASFSAIDAYVSRQRQKV; encoded by the coding sequence ATGGCAGACAGCCTTACAATCACCACGCAATCTTCATATACTGATAGGGGTGTACCGGTGAAAAAGGTAATTCTTGCAGAAGACCTCCAGGAAGTCATTGACCGTGAAAAGAGCTTTCTCAACAGGTTGGAGATCAGAACATTACAAGCCGCGACGAATAAGAAAGCCCTTGCCCTCCACAAAGCCGGGAAGGCCGACCTCATCATCGCAAAGCTCGACTCACCGGATATGACCGGAGAAACGCTCTGTTCCCTCATCCGTGAAGACGAGAGATTGCGAAATGTTTCGATTATCATCGTCTGCCCGGAGAGCGAATCAGACATCGAGCGTTGTATCCGGTGCAGGGCGAATGCCTTCGTCAACTTGCCCATAAGCAGCGCTACCCTGTTGGAGGAAGCCCGGCAACTCCTTCAAATCGCCCCGAGAACATCGGCGAGGATTCCCATCAGTGTGAAACTCCGGGGAGTTTCGCAGAAGACAGACTTCATCGGCTCTATAGAAAACATCAGTACTTCCGGTATGCTCTTTCAGGCCGCGGCCATGATCTTCGAAGGAGACGCCGTAAAGTGCTCCTTCTCCGTTGGGCGTTCCGCGTCAATCACCACGGATGTTGAGATCGTTCGGAATCTGCCGAAGAAGCGCAGACATGATCCCAACCGTTACGGCGTCAGATTCACGAACCTTGATGCTGCCTCCTTCTCAGCCATCGATGCCTATGTCAGCAGACAACGCCAAAAGGTATAA
- the msrA gene encoding peptide-methionine (S)-S-oxide reductase MsrA, producing MVKLMKVIILTGVIAMLAFSVSEGAKYETATFAGGCFWCMVPPFEKLEGVAEVISGYTGGHQENPTYEEVSAGKTGHVEAIQITYDPSKISYAKLLDVFWRQIDPTDSGGQFVDRGSQYRSVIFYHTPEQKALAEESKEELQRSGRFGSPIVTEILQAGKFYKAEEYHQDYYKKNPIRYKFYRFQSGRDQFLKKVWGGEKISQASGLSGMQGSGEKWRTFVKPSREELKKRLTPMQYKVTQENGTEPAFNNEYANNKAEGIYVDVVSGEPLFSSLDKYDSGTGWPSFTKPLEPANIVERSDWGFFMRRTEVRSKHGDSHLGHVFNDGPRPTGLRYCMNSAALRFIPKGDLAKEGYGQYLTLFSK from the coding sequence ATGGTAAAGCTCATGAAAGTAATCATACTAACAGGGGTGATTGCGATGCTGGCATTTTCTGTCTCTGAAGGTGCTAAGTATGAGACGGCGACCTTTGCAGGTGGATGTTTCTGGTGCATGGTGCCTCCCTTTGAAAAGCTCGAAGGGGTGGCGGAAGTGATCTCTGGTTACACGGGCGGCCATCAGGAGAATCCGACCTACGAGGAGGTTTCCGCCGGAAAGACGGGACACGTCGAGGCGATACAGATAACCTACGATCCATCGAAGATCTCCTACGCAAAACTCCTTGATGTCTTCTGGCGGCAGATCGATCCTACTGACTCCGGAGGACAATTTGTGGACCGGGGATCTCAGTACCGTTCTGTGATCTTCTATCATACGCCTGAGCAGAAAGCCCTTGCCGAGGAGTCAAAGGAGGAACTCCAACGTTCCGGCCGGTTTGGAAGCCCTATTGTTACCGAGATCCTCCAGGCCGGAAAGTTCTATAAGGCCGAGGAATATCATCAGGATTATTACAAGAAGAATCCGATCCGATACAAGTTCTACCGGTTTCAATCGGGACGTGATCAGTTCCTAAAAAAAGTCTGGGGTGGGGAAAAGATATCACAGGCATCAGGACTCTCAGGAATGCAGGGGTCCGGGGAGAAATGGAGGACTTTCGTGAAGCCATCAAGGGAAGAATTAAAAAAGAGGCTGACACCAATGCAGTATAAAGTCACTCAGGAGAACGGCACCGAGCCGGCATTTAACAACGAATACGCGAACAACAAAGCCGAGGGGATTTATGTTGATGTCGTCTCAGGCGAGCCCCTTTTCAGCTCTCTTGACAAGTACGATTCGGGTACGGGGTGGCCGAGCTTCACAAAACCCTTGGAGCCCGCAAACATCGTGGAGAGGTCCGATTGGGGCTTCTTCATGAGGAGGACTGAGGTGCGAAGCAAACACGGAGATTCTCATCTCGGTCATGTCTTCAATGACGGGCCGAGGCCGACTGGTCTCCGGTACTGCATGAACTCGGCAGCCCTGAGGTTCATCCCGAAAGGGGATCTTGCGAAGGAAGGATACGGTCAATATCTGACGCTCTTCAGTAAATAG